Proteins from a genomic interval of Zingiber officinale cultivar Zhangliang chromosome 2A, Zo_v1.1, whole genome shotgun sequence:
- the LOC122043886 gene encoding zinc finger MYM-type protein 1-like gives MEHQSAAKKGKTIASYFKKRDHQTSESTSIPTVPKIQHQSSESLPILSVQIPSISTSSNDHQLSSSCIERDPGKRKQICEYHINERDEIRRSYLKMGPYQPDMLEYPATKFGSQNPLVNEGFDNWKRVNQGKTCAFLAHIGSAASSPHTMCERKAENLMRPSQHIDNVMHAQSKEEKEKNRLRLPTSIVTVRWLALQGCAFRGNDESLSSSNRGNFLELVKAFAKMSTEIDEVVLENAPKNAQYIAPEIQKEILHIMANRVRKMVREKVSDKCFCILVDEARDISKREQMTIILRFVNNYGVLTERFFAIKSVSDTTSLNLKKEISNVLVHHDLQVKKIRGQGYDSASNMRGAWNGLQALFLKDCPYAYYVHCFAHRLQLTLVSAAKDVSVIWEFFSHLDNIVNIVTSATKCIAELHTAQRIEIEHMLAIGERDSGSGANQIGNLQRAGATRWSSHYDSVKSLIGMYAATCKVFEVLSDHSPNGRAKAEVRGIYRNMASFEFVFILHLMHKIMRTTDTLCQILQRKSQDILSAITFVSTTKTILQELRECGWEEFLHEVKVFCTRNEIDAPDLDCLYKIGRSRQQTTVEHHYHFDVFNAAIDFILVELNTRFNESSVELLSLSTALDPKNSFESINTDDICKLATKFYPEDFTNQDIIALKYELVHYKLDVIQNLKASTLVELCQQLTESGRSKVYVMLTRLIHLVLTLPVSTATTERAFSAMKNVKTALRNKMEDEFLEDCLTLYIERDLAKDIDVDSIIDEFYVLKSRRAQLC, from the exons ATGGAACATCAATCTGCTGCAAAGAAAGGAAAGACGATAGCTTCGTATTTTAAGAAAAGAGATCATCAAACTAGTGAAAGCACTTCAATTCCCACCGTCCCTAAAATACAACATCAATCTAGTGAAAGTCTTCCAATTCTTAGTGTCCAAATTCCTTCAATTTCCACTTCTAGCAACGATCATCAGTTATCCTCTAGTTGTATTGAGCGAGATCCAGGAAAAAGAAAACAGATATGTGAATATCATATTAATGAACGAGATGAGATAAGACGTTCATATCTAAAGATGGGGCCTTATCAACCAGATATGTTGGAGTATCCGGCTACAAAATTTGGAAGTCAAAATC CATTGGTCAATGAAGGATTTGACAATTGGAAAAGGGTAAATCAAGGAAAAACATGTGCATTTCTTGCACATATTGGTTCTGCAGCTTCTTCGCCTCATACTATGTGCGAGAGAAAGGCTGAAAATTTAATGAGACCCTCGCAACATATTGATAATGTCATGCATGCCCAATCtaaagaggaaaaagaaaaaaatcgtTTGCGTTTGCCGACCTCAATTGTCACTGTTCGCTGGCTAGCTCTTCAAGGGTGTGCCTTTAGAGGTAATGATGAATCTCTATCTTCATCTAATCgtgggaattttcttgaattagtAAAGGCTTTTGCAAAAATGAGTACAGAAATTGATGAAGTTGTACTTGAGAATGCTCCAAAAAATGCTCAATATATCGCTCCAGAAATTCAGAAAGAGATTTTACATATTATGGCTAATAGAGTACGAAAGATGGTTCGTGAAAAAGTTAGTGATAAATGTTTCtgtattcttgttgatgaagCACGAGATATATCTAAACGAGAGCAAATGACCATTATCTTGAGGTTTGTGAATAATTATGGGGTTTTGACAGAAAGATTTTTTGCCATCAAAAGTGTTAGCGATACTACCTCATTGAACCTAaaaaaagaaatatcaaatgttCTTGTTCATCATGACCTACAAGTTAAGAAAATCAGAGGCCAAGGATATGATAGTGCTAGCAATATGCGTGGCGCATGGAATGGACTTCAGGCATTATTTCTCAAAGATTGTCCCTATGCATACTATGTCCATTGCTTTGCCCATCgattacaactcacattagtttctgcAGCCAAGGATGTCAGTGTTATTTGGGAATTCTTTTCTCATTTGGATAATATAGTAAATATTGTTACTTCTGCTACTAAATGCATTGCTGAGTTACATACTGCACAGAGAATTGAAATCGAGCATATGTTGGCAATTGGAGAACGTGATTCTGGAAGTGGGGCTAATCAGATTGGTAATTTGCAGCGAGCGGGAGCTACTCGTTGGAGTTCTCACTATGACTCAGTAAAAAGCTTGATAGGTATGTATGCTGCAACTTGCAAAGTTTTTGAAGTTCTTAGTGACCATTCTCCAAATGGAAGGGCTAAGGCTGAAGTTCGGGGGATTTATAGAAACATGGCAAGTTTTGAATTTGTGTTCATTTTGCATTTAATGCATAAAATTATGAGAACAACAGATACTCTTTGTCAAATTCTTCAAAGAAAATCTCAAGATATTTTGTCTGCTATTACATTTGTCTCTACTACCAAAACTATCCTCCAAGAACTTAGAGAATGCGGGTGGGAAGAATTTCTTCATGAAGTGAAAGTTTTTTGTACGAGAAATGAAATTGATGCGCCTGACCTTGATTGTCTATATAAGATTGGTCGTTCCCGTCAGCAAACTACAGTTGAACATCATTACCACTTTGATGTTTTTAATGCAGCAATAGATTTTATCTTGGTGGAGTTAAATACTCGATTTAATGAGTCATCAGTGGAACTTCTTTCTCTTAGTACCGCTTTAGATCCTAAAAATTCGTTTGAATCAATTAACACTGATGATATTTGCAAGCTTGCAACGAAGTTTTATCCTGAAGATTTCACAAATCAAGACATCATTGCTTTGAAGTATGAATTGGTACATTATAAACTTGATGTGATACAAAATTTGAAGGCTTCTACACTTGTTGAGTTATGTCAGCAATTAACTGAGAGTGGACGGTCAAAGGTTTATGTTATGTTGACTAGATTGATTCATCTAGTTTTGACGTTACCTGTTTCTACTGCCACTACTGAGCGAGCCTTTTCAGCAATGAAGAATGTGAAGACAGCACTTCGCAATAAAATGGAGGatgaatttcttgaagattgTTTGACACTTTATATTGAACGAGATTTAGCTAAGGATATAGATGTAGATTCTATTATAGATgaattttatgttttaaaatcTCGTAGAGCACAACTTTgttga
- the LOC122039865 gene encoding histone H3.2, with the protein MARTKQTARKSTGGKAPRKQLATKAARKSAPATGGVKKPHRFRPGTVALREIRKYQKSTELLIRKLPFQRLVREIAQDFKTDLRFQSSAVAALQEAAEAYLVGLFEDTNLCAIHAKRVTIMPKDIQLARRIRGERA; encoded by the coding sequence ATGGCGAGGACGAAGCAGACGGCTCGCAAGTCTACCGGTGGTAAGGCCCCCAGGAAGCAGCTGGCCACGAAGGCTGCGAGGAAGTCGGCGCCGGCGACCGGCGGCGTGAAGAAGCCCCATCGTTTCCGCCCCGGGACGGTGGCGCTCAGGGAGATCCGCAAGTACCAGAAGAGCACCGAGCTGCTCATCCGCAAGCTGCCCTTCCAGCGGCTCGTTCGCGAGATCGCGCAGGACTTCAAGACCGACCTCCGGTTTCAGAGCTCGGCCGTGGCGGCGCTCCAGGAGGCGGCCGAGGCGTACCTCGTCGGCCTCTTCGAAGACACCAATCTGTGCGCCATCCACGCCAAGCGGGTCACCATCATGCCCAAGGACATCCAGCTTGCTCGTCGCATCCGCGGTGAGAGGGCTTGA
- the LOC122043885 gene encoding uncharacterized protein LOC122043885 gives MVMHHDNWIDHMKSLWAAHEQRPWDMPLADEGRIWPWTVGKQLHVSGFLIHRVVVSLFLRCLQTYVEVVCTLCCVVDDHQLLLSMETSCYAFLNPSHVKVHLIFPCSFQILLKYCCDSPIFTPQIIASSL, from the coding sequence ATGGTGATGCATCacgacaactggatcgaccaCATGAAGTCGCTCTGGGCGGCGCACGAGCAGCGTCCTTGGGACATGCCGCTGGCCGACGAGGGCCGGATCTGGCCGTGGACAGTCGGGAAGCAGCTTCATGTTTCTGGATTCCTAATCCATCGCGTCGTCGTCTCTCTTTTCCTCCGCTGCTTGCAAACATATGTCGAGGTTGTCTGCACCCTCTGTTGCGTCGTCGATGACCACCAGCTCCTGCTCTCCATGGAGACAAGCTGCTATGCTTTCCTCAATCCCTCTCATGTCAAAGTGCACCTCATTTTTCCTTGCTCGTTTCAGATTCTTCTCAAATATTGTTGCGATTCACCAATCTTTACCCCTCAAATCATTGCTTCCTCATTGTAA